From Gordonia crocea, the proteins below share one genomic window:
- a CDS encoding glucose-6-phosphate dehydrogenase assembly protein OpcA — protein MIKTLSDTSTTEISKELVRMRDLGGAVTIGRVLTLIVKTEPGDDTEAAIAAANEASREHPCRVIVAAAADRRKGARLDAEIRVGGDAGASEVVVLHLFGELGAHAHAVVTPFLLPDTPVVTWWPGTSPKNPARDRLGALAGRRILDGTNRFDAQGIVAQRLRSYSPGDTDIAWAQITPWRALLAAAFDRVPARKPLAVRVSGPGPSVGLDLLAGWLAECLRVPTERLTGDLGVDIDCADGLLSLTADGPDTLVRDPGRPDVRSPWRERTTGECLAEELRRLDPDETYARALHGTKRLLHTTR, from the coding sequence GTGACGATCGGTCGCGTCCTGACGCTCATCGTCAAGACCGAGCCCGGGGATGACACCGAGGCGGCCATCGCCGCGGCCAACGAGGCCAGCCGCGAACACCCCTGCCGCGTCATCGTCGCCGCGGCGGCCGACCGCCGCAAGGGCGCCCGGCTCGACGCCGAGATCCGGGTCGGCGGTGACGCCGGCGCGTCGGAGGTCGTGGTCCTGCACCTGTTCGGAGAACTCGGCGCCCACGCGCACGCGGTGGTGACGCCGTTCCTGCTGCCGGACACCCCGGTGGTCACCTGGTGGCCGGGTACCTCCCCGAAGAACCCGGCCCGCGACCGGTTGGGCGCCTTGGCCGGCCGGCGCATCCTCGACGGGACCAACCGCTTCGACGCCCAGGGGATCGTGGCCCAGCGCCTGCGCAGCTACTCCCCCGGCGACACCGACATCGCATGGGCGCAGATCACCCCGTGGCGGGCCCTGCTGGCCGCCGCTTTCGACCGGGTGCCCGCGCGCAAGCCGCTGGCGGTGCGGGTGAGCGGCCCGGGCCCGTCGGTCGGATTGGACCTGCTCGCGGGTTGGTTGGCCGAATGCCTGCGCGTCCCGACCGAACGCCTCACCGGGGACCTCGGCGTCGACATCGACTGTGCCGACGGCCTGCTCTCCCTGACCGCCGACGGACCGGACACCCTGGTGCGCGACCCCGGTCGCCCCGATGTGCGCAGTCCTTGGCGCGAGCGGACCACCGGCGAGTGCCTCGCCGAGGAACTCCGCCGCCTCGACCCCGACGAGACCTATGCCCGTGCGCTGCACGGCACGAAACGGCTCCTGCACACCACGAGGTGA
- the pgl gene encoding 6-phosphogluconolactonase has product MTPAPQTPAPQTSIHPGAAGLVAAAADRLVDTIAAAQRERGLARVVLTGGSNGIALLEALVGRAAEIDFPALHLYFGDDRFVPADDGDRNVGQARAALLDDPDASGCRVFEMPASDGEFGDDIVAAAAAYGAVVDALEPGPDGAVFDVHLLGMGGEGHINSLFPHTPAVAETSRSVVAVTDSPKPPPRRITLTLPAVNSSRQVWFLVAGADKAEAVAAGVHGAAAADWPCAGAHGRDATVWFLDENAAAQL; this is encoded by the coding sequence ATGACCCCCGCACCACAGACCCCCGCACCACAGACGTCGATCCACCCCGGTGCCGCGGGCCTGGTGGCCGCCGCCGCCGACCGGCTCGTCGACACCATCGCCGCGGCCCAGCGCGAACGCGGCCTGGCCCGGGTCGTCCTCACCGGCGGCAGCAACGGCATCGCACTGCTCGAGGCGCTCGTCGGCCGGGCGGCCGAGATCGACTTCCCGGCGCTGCACCTCTACTTCGGCGACGACCGGTTCGTCCCTGCCGACGACGGGGACCGCAATGTCGGCCAGGCCCGCGCCGCCCTCCTCGACGACCCCGACGCCTCCGGGTGCCGCGTGTTCGAGATGCCCGCCTCCGACGGCGAGTTCGGCGACGACATCGTGGCCGCCGCGGCGGCGTACGGGGCGGTCGTCGATGCACTCGAGCCGGGGCCCGACGGCGCGGTATTCGACGTCCACCTGCTGGGGATGGGCGGAGAGGGCCACATCAACTCCCTGTTCCCCCACACGCCCGCCGTCGCCGAGACCTCCCGGTCGGTGGTCGCGGTCACCGACTCACCCAAGCCGCCGCCGCGGCGCATCACCCTGACGCTGCCCGCGGTGAACTCGTCACGGCAGGTGTGGTTCCTGGTGGCCGGCGCCGACAAGGCCGAGGCGGTCGCCGCCGGCGTGCACGGCGCGGCGGCGGCCGATTGGCCGTGCGCCGGGGCCCACGGACGGGACGCCACGGTCTGGTTCCTCGACGAGAACGCCGCCGCGCAGCTCTGA
- a CDS encoding long-chain fatty acid--CoA ligase has translation MIASTMQTGELTIARLVEYSRRTFPETGVTTWTGSELRPISFPELGDRSAQLAHALAKLGINRGDRVATFMWNNNEHQIAYGAVPAMGAVLHTLNLRLSPEQAVFIINHADDQAIIVDASLAPMLAQYVKGTPGVRHIIVANGPASAFEAPEGITVHSFDELIADEPTTYEWPEISETDAAVMCYTSGTTGDPKGVVYSHRSIWLHSMQVCSSSGMGLGNTDSVLAIVPMFHVMSWGLPYAAMMAGLTLVMPDRFLQPEPLLAIMAAAKPTFAAAVPTIWQGVAAQLAATPQDISHLREVVVGGAAVPPSMIRQFDGFGAPITHAWGMTETSPLGTVSRPPFGVADDDAFAYRVTQGRFPASVEARLVADDGSILPWDGEAAGELQVRGPWITGAYYSPEGNVSNDDKFADGWLRTGDVATISPDGYMTIVDRTKDLIKTGGEWISSVELENTIMSNPAVTEAAVVAVPDDKWDERPFVLAVVADATDADPTKLRAHLGDLVPRWQLPERWAFVTEVPKTSVGKFDKKRIRAEYADGAYEVLEVRD, from the coding sequence GTGATCGCATCGACCATGCAGACCGGCGAGCTGACCATTGCGCGACTGGTGGAGTACAGCCGTCGCACTTTCCCCGAAACCGGGGTCACCACTTGGACCGGTTCCGAGTTGCGCCCCATCTCCTTCCCGGAGCTCGGCGACCGCAGCGCGCAGCTTGCGCATGCCTTGGCCAAGCTCGGCATCAACCGGGGTGACCGCGTCGCCACGTTCATGTGGAACAACAACGAGCACCAGATCGCCTACGGCGCGGTCCCCGCGATGGGCGCGGTTCTGCACACCCTGAACCTGCGGCTCTCGCCGGAGCAGGCGGTCTTCATCATCAACCACGCCGACGACCAGGCCATCATCGTCGACGCCTCGCTCGCCCCGATGCTCGCGCAGTATGTGAAGGGCACCCCGGGGGTGCGCCACATCATCGTCGCCAACGGACCGGCCAGCGCCTTCGAGGCCCCCGAGGGCATCACCGTGCACTCCTTCGACGAACTCATCGCCGACGAGCCGACCACCTACGAATGGCCCGAGATCAGCGAGACCGACGCCGCGGTGATGTGTTACACCTCCGGCACCACCGGCGACCCGAAGGGCGTCGTGTACAGCCACCGGAGCATCTGGCTGCACTCGATGCAGGTCTGCAGTTCGTCGGGCATGGGACTGGGCAACACCGACTCGGTGCTGGCGATCGTGCCGATGTTCCACGTCATGTCGTGGGGCCTGCCCTACGCGGCGATGATGGCCGGTCTCACGCTGGTCATGCCGGACCGGTTCCTGCAGCCCGAGCCGCTGCTGGCGATCATGGCCGCCGCGAAGCCGACCTTCGCCGCCGCGGTGCCGACGATCTGGCAGGGCGTGGCCGCGCAGCTGGCCGCCACGCCGCAGGACATCAGCCACCTGCGCGAGGTGGTCGTCGGCGGAGCGGCGGTCCCGCCGTCGATGATCCGCCAGTTCGACGGGTTCGGCGCACCGATCACCCACGCCTGGGGCATGACCGAGACGTCGCCGCTGGGCACCGTGTCGCGACCGCCGTTCGGCGTTGCCGACGACGACGCCTTCGCCTATCGCGTCACCCAGGGCCGCTTCCCCGCCTCGGTGGAGGCCCGCCTGGTCGCCGACGACGGTTCGATCCTGCCGTGGGACGGCGAGGCGGCCGGCGAGCTGCAGGTCCGTGGGCCGTGGATCACCGGCGCCTACTACTCGCCGGAGGGCAACGTCTCCAACGACGACAAGTTCGCCGACGGCTGGCTGCGCACCGGCGACGTCGCGACCATCAGCCCGGACGGGTACATGACGATCGTCGACCGGACCAAGGACCTGATCAAGACCGGCGGCGAGTGGATCTCCTCGGTCGAGTTGGAGAACACCATCATGTCCAACCCGGCCGTCACCGAGGCCGCCGTCGTGGCGGTTCCCGACGACAAGTGGGATGAGCGGCCGTTTGTGCTGGCCGTCGTCGCCGACGCGACCGACGCGGACCCGACCAAGCTGCGCGCCCACCTCGGCGACCTGGTCCCCCGCTGGCAATTGCCCGAGCGCTGGGCCTTCGTCACCGAGGTCCCCAAGACGTCGGTCGGCAAGTTCGACAAGAAGCGCATCCGCGCCGAGTACGCCGACGGCGCCTACGAGGTCCTCGAGGTGCGCGACTAG
- a CDS encoding heavy-metal-associated domain-containing protein, which translates to MSTAQYQVTGMTCGHCEASVREEVDGVAGVTDVQVSSATGSLTVTAAGDVDDAAILAAVTEAGYSAVRA; encoded by the coding sequence ATGAGCACGGCTCAGTACCAAGTCACCGGGATGACCTGCGGGCATTGCGAGGCGTCGGTCCGCGAAGAAGTCGACGGGGTGGCCGGCGTCACCGACGTCCAGGTCAGCTCCGCCACCGGTTCGCTGACCGTCACCGCCGCCGGCGACGTCGACGACGCCGCGATCCTGGCCGCGGTCACCGAGGCCGGCTACTCCGCAGTCCGGGCCTGA
- a CDS encoding heavy-metal-associated domain-containing protein, whose amino-acid sequence MNAPSRLALFAAGLVAVFVAALLVGRYAVPDQHGRDASPNQHDQSTAHGTHDDDHAAVAGTSRTAQGYALTGLTGPVRAGDTATLHFSITGADGKPLTDFRTAHEKQLHLIVVRADGAHFAHLHPQRDGAGVWRTPWRAAAAGTYRVLADFVPGDRDGDTPVVLGSDLQVGGDFAPVSAPPSRISTVDGFTATLTGDLSPDAAQTLTIRVAHDGHPAPLQPYLGARGHLVALRSGDLAYTHVHPLDTAEGNHGGQGGHEGHGDSGEHGAHGESGTVAFHAQVPSSGRYLLYFDFQVDGVVRTAAFVVDAAH is encoded by the coding sequence GTGAACGCGCCGAGCCGCCTGGCCCTGTTCGCCGCCGGGCTGGTCGCCGTCTTCGTGGCCGCATTGCTGGTGGGGCGCTATGCCGTCCCCGACCAACACGGGCGCGACGCCTCCCCCAATCAGCACGACCAGTCCACCGCCCACGGCACCCACGACGATGACCACGCCGCCGTCGCCGGCACCAGCCGCACGGCGCAGGGCTATGCGCTGACCGGGCTCACCGGCCCCGTACGGGCCGGCGACACCGCGACGCTGCACTTTTCCATCACCGGCGCCGACGGCAAGCCGCTCACCGACTTCCGCACCGCCCACGAGAAGCAGCTGCACCTGATCGTGGTGCGCGCCGACGGGGCACATTTCGCCCACCTGCATCCGCAGCGCGACGGGGCAGGCGTGTGGCGCACCCCGTGGCGCGCCGCGGCCGCGGGCACCTACCGGGTCCTGGCCGACTTCGTCCCCGGCGACCGAGACGGTGACACACCGGTCGTCCTGGGCAGCGACCTGCAGGTCGGCGGCGACTTCGCCCCGGTCTCGGCCCCGCCGAGCCGGATCAGCACCGTCGACGGGTTCACCGCGACGCTGACCGGCGACCTCTCCCCCGATGCGGCGCAGACGCTGACCATCCGGGTGGCCCACGACGGGCACCCGGCGCCGTTGCAGCCCTACCTCGGCGCCCGGGGACATCTGGTGGCGCTGCGCAGCGGCGACCTCGCCTACACCCACGTCCACCCGCTCGACACCGCCGAGGGCAATCACGGCGGCCAGGGAGGACACGAAGGCCACGGGGACAGCGGGGAGCACGGCGCGCACGGGGAATCCGGCACGGTCGCCTTCCACGCACAGGTCCCGTCGAGCGGGCGCTACCTGCTCTACTTCGACTTCCAGGTCGACGGCGTCGTGCGCACCGCCGCCTTCGTGGTCGACGCCGCGCACTGA